The Calothrix sp. PCC 7507 DNA segment GTATAGATAGTGTCATTATTGTTGTTATTTTCCGGGTTCAAGATCACAATCAACCCTGGTGTAATTGAGAGATTGTTATTAACTTGATAGCGATACAGAGCCTCGATATGGAAGGAAGTATCACTATCTTGACGACGGGCTGTAGTGGGAGAAATCACAGAGGGGCCAAAATCATTACTTGTCACCTTGGGTGGTTGACCAAGTATGATTCCTCCCAAGTTCCCTTTTTTACCCAAATCAGGGAAGGCTAGAGTTATAGCCCAATTCCAAATATCAGCCCGATCGCCACTGTTGACTGTGTTTGTGACTGGATTTGTCCCAGAACTATTTTCGGCGATCGCTTGAGTATATCCCACCCAACCGCCAACAGTAATTTGGGGATGGACACGATAGCTGGCTTCTAGTCCATAGTGGTTAGCAGAAGTATTGATAGGGGTAGTAGCGCTAGAGTTAAAGGGATTGTTCGCAAATCCACTTCCATAAGACCCAGAAACCACAACATCACCATCATTATTAGCACCCCTAAGGTAAGAATGGGCATAAGTCAAACCCAGAGTAAAATCCTTGTTAGGTTGAAATGTTAATTGTGCTAAAGCGCCATAAGTACCATCAAATAAACCCTTACCAGCACTAGGATCGCTACCTCTGCGAGCCAGATAACCCCCAGATAAAGTGACTGCATCGCTGAACTTGAAAACAGCACTCACCCCAGAACCTGTATTGCTTCCAGAAGAGGTATTACTGGCGCGGTAGATGGGAGAAAAGCGACCAAACCGAGAAAGCGATCCAATAGGTGTGGAGGATAACAAAGGGTTGATGGTGTTGAAGTTGTCGTAGAATTCCCCACCAATCGCATCCACAATCACATTGAGTTTTTCACCCACTGGGAAGCGATAATATAACTTGCCCAGTTGGACACTATTATCAGCACTATTCGTCGTATCCCAGGATGTACGGGTCATGTTTGTCCCCGTAACGTTCCCACTAAAAGCAGTAGTATTGTTTGCTTCTAAGCGGGTAAATAGCTGATCTTTACCAGTGAAGCTAGTAATCAGGTTGAGGCGGATGCGATCGCTAAAAATTGTATTATTTTGCAAACCCGAACCCGATGCGCCAAATGCTGCATTTCTAGCCGCATTTCTAGCCGCCGGAGTCGTAGCAGCATTAATAGTCCGCCACTGGTCAGAGTTTAGCGCGCGATCGCCACCGAAGACACTCCCCAGACCGAAAATTACCTCTGCATTCAACTTTGTAGTAGTGGAAAATTGTTGACTTTCTAGAATTGCCGTCCGACCTTCTAACCCATCTAACCGTCCCCGTACTTCTACTAAACCATCGGCATACTCTTGTTGCAATTTTTGCAGAGTTTCTAAGTCTTGCTTATTGACTAAGTCTGCAGTGCTAGTCGCAATCAGT contains these protein-coding regions:
- a CDS encoding iron uptake porin; its protein translation is MSILLRNSLWIVPIVLAASVITAKTGSAAPLEGNIQELPANTQLTLEKDQSHEDPNLVMDQVTSVSQLSDVQPTDWAFQALQSLVERYGCIAGYPDSSFRGNRALTRYEFAAGLNACLNRVNELIATSTADLVNKQDLETLQKLQQEYADGLVEVRGRLDGLEGRTAILESQQFSTTTKLNAEVIFGLGSVFGGDRALNSDQWRTINAATTPAARNAARNAAFGASGSGLQNNTIFSDRIRLNLITSFTGKDQLFTRLEANNTTAFSGNVTGTNMTRTSWDTTNSADNSVQLGKLYYRFPVGEKLNVIVDAIGGEFYDNFNTINPLLSSTPIGSLSRFGRFSPIYRASNTSSGSNTGSGVSAVFKFSDAVTLSGGYLARRGSDPSAGKGLFDGTYGALAQLTFQPNKDFTLGLTYAHSYLRGANNDGDVVVSGSYGSGFANNPFNSSATTPINTSANHYGLEASYRVHPQITVGGWVGYTQAIAENSSGTNPVTNTVNSGDRADIWNWAITLAFPDLGKKGNLGGIILGQPPKVTSNDFGPSVISPTTARRQDSDTSFHIEALYRYQVNNNLSITPGLIVILNPENNNNNDTIYTGVLRTTFRF